In Equus przewalskii isolate Varuska chromosome 15, EquPr2, whole genome shotgun sequence, a single genomic region encodes these proteins:
- the HRH1 gene encoding histamine H1 receptor, with translation MTCLNSSSDLEDKMCEGNKTTIASPQLMPLVVVLSTISLVTVALNLLVLYAVRSERKLHTVGNLYIVSLSVADLIVGAVVMPMNILYLFTSKWPLGRPLCLFWLSMDYVASTASIFSVFILCIDRYRSVQQPLRYLRYRTKTRASATILGAWFLSFLWVIPIWGWHHFVSQTWNRQEDKCETDFYDVTWFKIMTAIINFYLPTLLMLWFYTKIYKAVRQHCQHRDLINGSLPSFSDVKLKPENPKVDAKKSEESPWEVLKRKPKDAGGGSVLKLPSEDPKEMKSPAVFSQEEVGEVDNLHCFPLNTVQMHTEAEGNDRGYVAINQSQSQLEMGEQGLNMREANEMPEDQILGDSPSFSQTDLDTPPEPASGKGKPRGGSNTGLDYIKFTWKRLRSHSRQCVSGLHMNRERKAAKQLGFIMAAFILCWIPYFIFFMVIAFCKSCCNEHVHMFTIWLGYINSTLNPLIYPLCNENFKKTFKKILHIRS, from the coding sequence ATGACCTGTCTCAATTCCTCCTCCGACTTAGAAGACAAGATGTGTGAGGGGAACAAGACCACCATAGCCAGTCCCCAACTGATGCCCCTGGTGGTAGTCCTGAGCACCATCTCCTTGGTCACAGTGGCGCTCAACCTGCTGGTCCTGTATGCTGTGCGGAGCGAGCGGAAGCTACACACTGTGGGGAACCTGTACATCGTCAGCCTCTCGGTGGCAGACCTGATTGTGGGAGCTGTTGTCATGCCCATGAACATCCTCTACCTCTTCACGTCCAAGTGGCCCCTGGGCCGGCCTCTCTGCCTCTTTTGGCTTTCCATGGACTACGTGGCCAGCACAGCATCCattttcagtgtcttcatcttgTGCATTGATCGCTATCGCTCGGTCCAGCAGCCCCTCAGATACTTGAGGTATCGTACCAAGACCCGAGCATCAGCCACCATCTTGGGGGCCTGGTTTCTGTCCTTCCTGTGGGTTATTCCCATTTGGGGCTGGCATCACTTCGTGTCACAGACCTGGAATCGCCAGGAGGACAAGTGTGAGACAGACTTCTATGATGTCACCTGGTTCAAGATCATGACCGCCATCATCAACTTCTACCTGCCCACCTTGCTCATGCTATGGTTCTACACCAAGATCTACAAGGCTGTACGGCAGCACTGTCAGCACCGAGATCTCATCAACGgatccctcccttccttctctgacGTTAAGCTGAAGCCAGAGAATCCCAAGGTGGATGCTAAGAAATCAGAGGAGTCTCCCTGGGAGGTTCTGAAAAGGAAGCCAAAAGATGCTGGTGGTGGATCTGTCTTGAAGCTACCATCTGAAGACCCAAAGGAGATGAAGTCCCCAGCTGTTTTCAGCCAAGAGGAGGTTGGAGAAGTAGACAACCTCCACTGCTTCCCACTTAACACTGTGCAGATGCACACTGAGGCAGAGGGGAATGACAGGGGCTACGTAGCCATCAACCAGAGCCAGAGCCAGCTTGAGATGGGTGAGCAGGGCCTGAACATGCGTGAGGCCAACGAGATGCCAGaggatcagatcctgggtgaCAGCCCATCCTTCTCCCAGACAGACTTAGACACCCCCCCAGAGCCAGCATCTGGGAAAGGCAAACCGAGAGGTGGGTCTAACACAGGCCTGGATTACATCAAGTTCACTTGGAAGAGGCTCCGCTCACATTCGAGACAGTGCGTGTCTGGGTTGCACATGAACCGAGAACGGAAGGCTGCCAAACAATTGGGGTTTATCATGGCAGCCTTCATCCTTTGCTGGATTCCTTACTTCATCTTCTTCATGGTTATTGCCTTCTGTAAGAGCTGTTGCAATGAGCATGTACACATGTTCACCATCTGGCTGGGCTACATTAACTCCACACTGAATCCCCTCATTTACCCTTTGTGCAATGAGAACTTCAAGAAGACGTTCAAGAAAATCCTGCACATTCGCTCCTAA